One Dysosmobacter welbionis DNA segment encodes these proteins:
- a CDS encoding phosphatase PAP2 family protein: protein MMQAAELAVLDWLQAHLRCDFLDAVMPWISRICDHGEIWILLAAVLLLLWKHRWTGMSLSFALILDLICCNIVLKPLVGRVRPFLVNTAVELLTAPPADASFPSGHTAASFAAVFALRASGSPLWKPALVLAAGIAFSRLYLYVHWPTDVLGGILVGAAAGWAGARLADALRRRRERLGRRA, encoded by the coding sequence ATGATGCAGGCGGCGGAACTGGCGGTGCTGGACTGGCTCCAGGCCCATCTGCGCTGCGATTTTCTGGACGCGGTGATGCCGTGGATCAGCCGGATCTGCGACCACGGAGAGATTTGGATCCTGCTGGCGGCGGTGCTGCTGCTTCTGTGGAAGCACCGCTGGACAGGGATGTCCCTGTCCTTTGCGCTGATTCTGGATCTGATCTGCTGCAATATCGTTCTGAAACCCCTGGTCGGCCGGGTCCGGCCCTTCTTGGTGAATACCGCGGTGGAGCTGCTGACAGCACCCCCGGCGGACGCATCCTTTCCCTCGGGGCACACGGCGGCGTCCTTTGCGGCGGTGTTCGCCCTCCGGGCCTCCGGCAGCCCCCTGTGGAAGCCTGCCCTGGTACTGGCGGCTGGGATCGCCTTCTCCCGGCTGTACCTGTACGTCCACTGGCCCACCGACGTGCTGGGGGGCATTCTGGTGGGCGCCGCCGCAGGCTGGGCAGGCGCGCGGCTGGCAGACGCCCTCCGCCGCAGGCGGGAGCGGCTGGGCCGCAGGGCATAG
- the polA gene encoding DNA polymerase I has product MKLMVIDGNSILNRAYYGIRPLTTRDGLYTHAIFGFLTTLLRLEGEEAPDALCVTFDVHAPTFRHQASEAYKATRKPMPEELRVQVPVLKEVLDALNIPRYEQEGWEADDLIGTISRKCEADGWDCVVVTGDKDSLQLITDHTMVKLVSTRMGQTTTKDMTETAFQEQYGFAPIHMIDLKALMGDSSDNIPGVPGIGEKTAMALIQQYESIDNLYAKMPDIEAKPAAIRKLAEGEESARESYWLATIVTDAPLDFHPEENLCRKPGPDAYPLFLKLEFTKLIEKFGLSPAEQPAAERADFTMTVEQVTEPAQTERLLALWRAADHVSVLALPDLTGLSVVCRTGADTGVTAELFFDKYQGDWNALLNALFAADVRKVSHNVKDLTRTLLENGLRAEGFVFDTALAAYLLDATAGSYDLARLFVAYFNEELPKALYLEPDAFSLLGDAAAAEASFDSYAAAVDSLYGALAERLAERGQMDLLHEIEMPLCAVLAEMETAGCRVDAKALGAFGDLLARRSAELEQQIYAMAGEEFNINSPKQLGEILFGKLGLPHGKKTKTGWSTNADVLEKLRYEAPIVGAVLEYRQYAKLKSTYADGLLKAMDPDGRVRTSFQMTVTATGRLSSTEPNLQNIPTRTDLGSEIRRMFIPAEGCVLVDADYSQIELRLLAHMAGDEAMIAAFRSGGDFHAETAAKVFHVAPDQVTHEMRRQAKAVNFGIVYGISAFSLSQDIGVSVAEAKAYMEAYFATFPGVRTYMDAIVERAREQGYVETLFHRRRDLPELKSSNFNLRSFGERVALNMPIQGTAADIMKLAMVAVRKRLRQELPEARLVLQVHDELIVECPEAQAETAAALLKEEMENVVSLSVPLTADAHWGRNWLEAKG; this is encoded by the coding sequence ATGAAGCTCATGGTCATCGACGGCAACAGCATCCTGAATCGGGCCTATTACGGCATCCGTCCTCTCACCACACGGGACGGGCTTTACACCCACGCCATCTTCGGATTTCTCACCACGCTCCTTCGACTGGAGGGGGAGGAGGCACCGGACGCGTTGTGCGTCACCTTCGACGTCCACGCTCCAACCTTCCGCCATCAGGCGTCGGAGGCCTACAAGGCCACCCGCAAGCCCATGCCGGAGGAGCTCCGGGTCCAGGTGCCGGTGCTGAAAGAGGTGCTGGACGCCCTGAACATTCCCCGTTATGAGCAGGAGGGCTGGGAGGCCGATGACCTGATCGGCACCATCTCCCGCAAGTGCGAGGCGGACGGCTGGGACTGCGTGGTGGTCACCGGCGACAAGGACAGCCTGCAGCTCATTACCGACCACACCATGGTGAAGCTGGTGTCCACCCGCATGGGGCAGACCACCACCAAGGATATGACGGAGACCGCCTTCCAAGAGCAGTACGGCTTCGCCCCCATCCACATGATCGACCTGAAGGCCCTGATGGGGGACAGCTCCGACAACATCCCCGGCGTCCCCGGCATCGGGGAGAAGACCGCCATGGCCCTGATCCAGCAGTACGAGAGCATCGACAACCTGTACGCCAAAATGCCGGACATCGAGGCCAAGCCTGCCGCCATCCGCAAGCTGGCGGAGGGGGAGGAGAGCGCCCGGGAGTCTTACTGGCTGGCCACCATCGTTACCGACGCGCCTCTGGACTTCCATCCCGAGGAGAACCTGTGCCGGAAGCCCGGCCCGGACGCCTACCCGCTGTTTTTGAAGCTGGAGTTCACCAAGCTGATCGAGAAGTTCGGCCTGTCCCCGGCGGAGCAGCCAGCGGCGGAAAGGGCGGACTTCACCATGACCGTGGAGCAGGTCACAGAGCCTGCTCAGACGGAGCGGCTGCTGGCCCTCTGGCGAGCGGCGGACCATGTATCGGTGCTGGCCCTGCCGGACCTGACGGGCCTCTCTGTGGTCTGCCGGACCGGGGCGGACACCGGCGTCACGGCGGAGCTGTTCTTCGACAAGTATCAGGGGGACTGGAACGCCCTTTTGAACGCCCTGTTCGCGGCGGACGTCCGCAAGGTCTCCCACAATGTCAAGGACCTGACGCGGACGCTGCTGGAAAACGGCCTGCGGGCGGAGGGCTTCGTCTTCGACACCGCCCTGGCTGCCTACCTGCTGGACGCCACGGCGGGGAGCTATGACCTTGCCCGCCTGTTCGTCGCCTATTTCAACGAGGAGCTGCCAAAGGCCCTCTACCTGGAACCGGACGCCTTCTCCCTGCTGGGGGACGCCGCCGCGGCGGAGGCCAGCTTCGACAGCTACGCCGCCGCCGTGGACTCCCTGTACGGCGCCCTGGCGGAAAGACTGGCGGAGCGGGGCCAGATGGACCTGCTGCATGAGATCGAGATGCCCCTCTGCGCCGTGCTGGCGGAGATGGAGACCGCCGGATGCAGGGTAGACGCCAAGGCCCTCGGTGCTTTCGGGGATCTGCTGGCCCGGCGGAGCGCCGAGCTGGAACAGCAGATCTACGCCATGGCGGGGGAGGAATTCAACATCAACTCCCCCAAGCAGCTGGGGGAGATCCTCTTCGGCAAGCTGGGCCTGCCCCATGGCAAAAAGACCAAGACCGGCTGGTCCACCAACGCCGATGTGCTGGAAAAGCTCCGGTACGAGGCCCCCATCGTGGGGGCGGTGCTGGAGTATCGCCAGTACGCCAAGCTGAAATCCACCTATGCCGACGGCCTTTTGAAGGCCATGGACCCGGACGGCCGGGTGCGGACCAGCTTCCAGATGACGGTGACGGCCACGGGCCGCCTCTCCTCCACAGAGCCTAATCTCCAGAACATCCCCACCCGCACGGACCTGGGCAGCGAGATCCGGCGGATGTTCATCCCGGCGGAGGGCTGCGTCCTAGTGGACGCCGACTACTCCCAGATCGAGCTGCGGCTGCTGGCCCACATGGCTGGGGACGAGGCCATGATCGCCGCCTTCCGCTCCGGCGGGGACTTCCACGCGGAGACGGCGGCCAAGGTGTTCCACGTGGCGCCGGACCAGGTAACTCATGAGATGCGCCGCCAGGCCAAGGCAGTGAACTTCGGCATCGTCTACGGCATCTCCGCCTTCTCTCTGAGCCAGGACATCGGCGTGAGCGTGGCGGAGGCCAAGGCGTATATGGAGGCCTACTTCGCCACCTTCCCAGGCGTCCGGACGTATATGGACGCCATTGTGGAGCGGGCCAGGGAGCAGGGCTATGTGGAGACGCTGTTCCACCGGCGGCGGGACCTGCCGGAGCTGAAGTCCTCCAACTTCAACCTCCGCTCCTTCGGGGAGCGAGTGGCCCTGAACATGCCCATCCAGGGCACCGCGGCGGACATCATGAAGCTGGCTATGGTGGCGGTGCGGAAACGCCTGCGGCAGGAACTGCCGGAGGCCCGTCTGGTGCTGCAAGTCCACGACGAGCTGATCGTGGAGTGCCCGGAGGCCCAGGCGGAGACCGCCGCGGCGCTGCTGAAGGAGGAGATGGAGAACGTGGTGTCCCTCTCCGTCCCCCTAACGGCGGACGCCCACTGGGGCAGAAACTGGCTGGAGGCCAAGGGCTGA
- a CDS encoding chloramphenicol acetyltransferase — translation MGFQKIDYAAWPRRPYFEHYHRDVPCWYSMTVDVDISALLPRLRGSGLRFYPSVIHGISRMVNADPALRMAMDETGAIGVYDRVDPTYTIFHKDDETFSVLWTAYQPDLRAFCQDWEADRTRYGDIHTFEARPPEAGQGLFNISAVPWASFRSLHLELPEANDYLLPIFTLGRYRKENGRTLLPLAMQVHHGVTDGFHVGRFFNRLQAWADSAPEMGA, via the coding sequence ATGGGATTTCAGAAGATCGACTACGCCGCGTGGCCCCGCCGTCCGTATTTTGAGCATTACCACCGGGACGTGCCCTGTTGGTACAGCATGACGGTGGACGTGGACATCTCCGCCCTACTGCCCCGCCTGCGGGGGTCGGGACTCCGGTTCTATCCGTCGGTGATCCACGGCATCTCCCGGATGGTCAACGCGGACCCGGCCCTCCGCATGGCTATGGACGAGACGGGGGCCATCGGCGTCTACGACCGGGTGGACCCCACTTATACGATTTTTCACAAGGACGATGAGACCTTCTCCGTCCTCTGGACCGCCTACCAGCCGGATCTGCGGGCCTTCTGCCAGGACTGGGAGGCGGACCGGACCCGCTATGGGGACATCCACACCTTTGAAGCCCGCCCGCCGGAGGCGGGACAGGGACTCTTCAACATCTCCGCCGTGCCCTGGGCCTCCTTCCGAAGTCTGCACCTGGAGCTGCCGGAGGCCAACGACTACCTGCTGCCCATCTTCACCCTGGGCCGCTACCGGAAGGAGAACGGCCGCACCCTGCTGCCTCTGGCCATGCAGGTCCACCACGGCGTCACGGACGGCTTTCACGTGGGGCGGTTCTTCAACCGCCTCCAGGCCTGGGCGGACAGTGCGCCGGAGATGGGCGCATGA
- a CDS encoding AAA family ATPase, with product MKRLYMIGGPMGVGKTAACRQLQQLLDRSVFLDGDWCWDAHPFQVTEETREMVLENISFLLNSFLRCSAYDHVIFCWVLHRREIWEDLLRRLTEPYVLRAVSLVCTPETLRSRLEGDILAGKRIPDVLDRSLAYLPLYDALDIRHLDVTALTPRETAECIRREGGA from the coding sequence ATGAAGCGCCTGTATATGATCGGCGGTCCTATGGGCGTGGGAAAGACCGCCGCCTGCCGCCAGCTGCAGCAGCTGCTGGACCGGAGCGTGTTCCTGGACGGGGACTGGTGCTGGGATGCCCACCCCTTTCAGGTGACGGAGGAGACCCGGGAGATGGTGTTGGAGAACATCTCTTTTCTCCTGAACAGCTTCCTCCGCTGCTCCGCCTATGACCATGTGATTTTCTGCTGGGTCCTGCACCGGCGGGAAATCTGGGAAGACCTGCTCCGCCGCCTGACGGAGCCGTATGTCCTGCGGGCCGTCTCCCTGGTCTGCACACCGGAGACCCTGCGGTCCCGGCTGGAGGGAGATATCCTCGCCGGAAAGCGAATACCGGATGTGTTGGACCGGAGCCTGGCCTACCTGCCGCTGTATGATGCCCTGGACATCCGGCACCTGGATGTGACGGCTTTGACGCCCCGGGAGACGGCGGAGTGCATCCGAAGGGAGGGCGGCGCATGA
- a CDS encoding DMT family transporter, whose translation MKRLIVLLGVAGVSLSAVFVRWSTAPSLILALYRMAFSAALMAVPVLAGRRRELKSLTRRDVLLCLASGLFLGIHFAAYFGALRATSIASAVVLVDTEVFFVAAASALFLGQRLPRRTWPAVLLAFAGSAVVALADSAAGTNALLGDLIALAGAAAMAVYTMIGTVCRQRLSTSVYTFLVYTSAAATLLAAALLSGTPLAGYGPVNGLTALGMAVCCTLLGHNVFSWGLKYLPPAFIATVKLMEPVFASVWGLLLFGERPGWLTVAGGAAVLLGVGLYARTIGGDAGKREEREP comes from the coding sequence ATGAAGCGGCTGATCGTCCTGCTGGGCGTGGCTGGGGTGTCCCTGTCGGCGGTGTTTGTCCGGTGGTCCACGGCGCCGTCCCTGATCCTGGCGCTGTACCGGATGGCCTTTTCGGCGGCGCTGATGGCGGTCCCGGTACTGGCGGGACGAAGGCGGGAGCTGAAATCCCTGACCCGGCGGGACGTGCTGCTGTGCCTTGCCAGCGGCTTGTTTCTGGGCATCCACTTCGCGGCGTATTTTGGGGCCCTGCGGGCCACCTCCATCGCCTCGGCGGTGGTGCTGGTGGATACGGAGGTATTCTTTGTGGCAGCGGCCTCGGCGTTGTTTCTGGGGCAGCGGCTGCCCCGCCGGACCTGGCCCGCGGTCCTGCTTGCCTTTGCAGGCAGCGCGGTGGTGGCGCTGGCAGACAGCGCCGCCGGGACGAATGCGCTGCTGGGAGATTTGATTGCCCTGGCCGGCGCCGCCGCCATGGCGGTCTATACCATGATCGGAACGGTCTGCCGGCAGCGGCTCTCCACGTCAGTGTACACCTTTCTGGTGTATACGTCCGCCGCGGCCACGCTGCTGGCTGCGGCCCTGCTGAGCGGAACGCCGCTGGCCGGCTACGGTCCGGTGAACGGGCTGACGGCCCTGGGCATGGCGGTATGCTGCACCCTGCTGGGACACAATGTGTTCAGCTGGGGGCTGAAATATCTGCCGCCGGCCTTCATCGCCACGGTCAAGCTGATGGAGCCGGTGTTCGCCTCTGTCTGGGGACTCCTGCTCTTTGGCGAGCGGCCGGGCTGGCTGACGGTTGCCGGAGGCGCGGCGGTCCTTCTGGGCGTGGGGCTGTATGCCCGTACCATCGGCGGGGATGCCGGAAAACGAGAGGAGAGAGAACCATGA
- the rimI gene encoding ribosomal protein S18-alanine N-acetyltransferase, giving the protein MREQMHVRIVPMTGDHLDEVAELERICFTTPWSRNMLVEELQNDCAAFLVALDDEDHVAGYAGLLVVLDEGYITNVAVRPECRRNGIAQKLLQVFLDFAQAHKLAFLTLEVRASNYGAIALYGSRGFRSVGRRKNYYEHPKEDAIIMTKEFTDGTEDPDTGAAADGL; this is encoded by the coding sequence ATGAGAGAACAGATGCACGTGCGCATCGTCCCCATGACCGGGGACCATCTGGACGAGGTGGCGGAGCTGGAACGGATCTGCTTCACCACCCCCTGGTCCCGGAACATGCTGGTGGAGGAGCTGCAGAACGACTGCGCCGCCTTCCTGGTGGCCCTGGATGACGAGGACCACGTGGCGGGCTACGCCGGCCTGCTGGTGGTGCTGGACGAGGGGTACATCACCAATGTGGCCGTGCGGCCGGAGTGCCGCCGCAACGGCATCGCCCAGAAGCTGCTGCAAGTGTTCCTGGACTTTGCCCAGGCCCACAAGCTGGCGTTTCTGACGCTGGAGGTCCGGGCCTCCAACTACGGGGCCATCGCCCTGTACGGCAGCCGGGGCTTCCGCAGCGTGGGCAGGCGGAAAAACTATTACGAGCATCCGAAGGAGGATGCCATCATCATGACAAAGGAGTTTACCGATGGAACTGAGGATCCCGACACTGGAGCAGCTGCGGACGGTCTATGA
- a CDS encoding GNAT family N-acetyltransferase, with translation MELRIPTLEQLRTVYDRDLRTAFPAAELKPLKNMEEMWAEGRYRPWCLFDGDDIAGEAFLWLGHPGWALLDYLCVAADRRNGGLGSVILEKLREAERGNVIFGESEIPCYAPDPAMAERRLGFYARNGARTAGYDTEMFGVPYKTLYWAEGKVDESALMEEHRFIYASTFAPDKFRRYVRIPFDPNGTPGERVSWQQ, from the coding sequence ATGGAACTGAGGATCCCGACACTGGAGCAGCTGCGGACGGTCTATGACCGGGACCTGCGGACAGCATTTCCCGCAGCGGAGCTGAAGCCCCTGAAGAATATGGAGGAGATGTGGGCCGAGGGGCGGTACCGCCCCTGGTGCCTCTTTGACGGGGACGACATCGCCGGCGAGGCATTTTTATGGCTGGGCCACCCCGGCTGGGCCCTGCTGGACTATCTGTGCGTGGCCGCAGACCGCCGGAACGGCGGCCTGGGCTCCGTGATCCTGGAGAAGCTCCGGGAGGCGGAGCGGGGCAATGTGATCTTCGGAGAGAGTGAGATCCCTTGCTACGCCCCGGACCCGGCCATGGCAGAGCGGCGGCTGGGCTTCTATGCCCGCAACGGCGCCCGGACCGCCGGGTATGACACGGAGATGTTCGGCGTACCCTACAAGACCCTGTACTGGGCGGAGGGGAAAGTGGACGAGTCCGCCCTGATGGAGGAGCACCGCTTTATCTATGCCAGTACCTTTGCGCCGGATAAATTCCGCAGATATGTCCGCATCCCCTTTGATCCAAATGGGACGCCGGGCGAGAGAGTATCCTGGCAGCAGTGA